The Bacillota bacterium DNA window GGGCGCTAAGGACCTGGTTTATGGAGAAGACAGGTATGCGCCTGGTGGTTCACCGCTATTTTGCCAAGCTGGAGAAGATACCGGTGGTTCCATCTCCCTGGATGGGAATAGCGGAATTCCTGCACAAACGGGACTATGTACTGTTCTGTGGTCTGCTGGCCTTTTTGGAAGGCAAGGCGGTGGACGAGCAATTTTTGCTTTCCGGCCTCTGCGAAGATCTCATCAGTGATTATCCAGGCCCCGAAAGTCTGGACTGGGTGAATTACGAACACCGCAAGTCCCTGATTCGGGTGCTGCGCCATGCCACTAATTTGGGCGTCCTCCATGTGGTGGAGGGAGAGATAGAGCAGTTTGGCGCCGGCGAAGTCGAGGTCTTGTATGAGGTGCCGGTAACCGCCCGTTACTTTATGCGCTCATACCACCGGGAGCTGGCAACTATGAAAACTATGGAAGCTATCCTGGAGGCCGAATGGCCAGAGGACCAAACCATCCGCCGCCGCAATCGCATCTACCGCCGTCTGCTTCTGGAGCCGGTTATGTACAGTAGTGGCGCAAACGACCCGGATTTCCTCTATCTTCGCAATCAGCGTAACCGCATCCGGGAGGATATAGAAAACAACTTTGAACTACAGTTCGAACTCTATAACAACGCTGCCCTTTTGTCCCTGCCGGAGCGCCGGGCAAAGTTCCATCACTTTCCGGACAATCGCGCCATATCTGGTATTGCCCTGCAATTCGCCGGCCTGGCCAGGGAAATCCGGGAACAGGAAGACATCCCCCTGCAATATGACGGCAGCATCAGCCTGCCCAAGTCGGAGTTTTCCCGCTGGGTGGGCATTTGCCGCGAGCGATTCAGCCATGGCTGGTCCAAGCTTTATAGGGAAGCAGATACAAACTTGGTTGTCCGGGACTTGCTTAACCTGCTTAAGGAATGGCAGATGGCGGACCAGGACCCCGAAACAGGCATAATTTCACTGCTGCCGCTGCTGGCCCGCACCAGAGGGGAATACCCGCCGGATTATACGGGGGAGGAGAAAACAAATGACTGAGAAACTGCAATTAAACCGAGCCGGCTTGCTAAACTTCTGGTACTATGACAATGAAATATTTGAGTTCTCGGACGGCAAACTGTTGCTCCGGGGCAGCAATGGCTCAGGCAAGTCGGTTACTATGCAAAGCTTAATACCTGTACTCTTGGACGGGCGTAAAAGCCCTGACCGCCTGGATCCGTTTGGCTCTAAGGCCCGCAAAATGGAAGACTACCTGCTGGGCGAGCCGGGCGTCAGCACCATTGAAGAGCGCACCGGCTACCTGTGGCTGGAATACCTGCGCCCGGGCAGTAACCGCGCCATAACCACCGGCATCGGACTTCGGGCAAGACGGGGCAGTACCATGGACTTTTGGGGTTTTGTCATCACAGATAACCGCCGCATCGGCCTGAACTTCGAATTGCATAAGCAGGAATACGATCCCGGCGAGGGCAAAGAAGTAATGGTTCCCTTAAGTCGCCGCGAGCTCACCAACCGCCTGGAAAGCGGCGGCGCGGTGGTCCGGGGACAGCGGGAATATATGGAGCTGGTAAACCGCCATGTCTTTGGTTTCCAAGCGCTGGATTCATTCGAGGACCTGATTAAACTCTTGATTCAGCTACGCAGTCCCAAGCTATCCAAAGATTTTAAGCCGACTGTTATCTATGAAATCCTCAATGAGTCCATACCGCCGCTAGCTGACGATGAACTGCGTTCACTTACTGAAACAATCGAGAATATGGACCATATCCGCCAGCAGTTAGAGCAGCTGGAACGGGACAATAAGTCATTAAAAAAACTCTGCACTGCCTATGATAACTACAACAACTTTCTGCTGGCGGAAAAGGCCCGGGGCAGCTTGGGTGCAAGCGCCCTCAAAAAACGCATTACTGAAGAGAAAGAAAACCAGGCGCAGGCGATTGAGAGCCAGCGCCAAGAGCTGGAGCAAACCCGACACCGGCATCAGCGGCTAAAAGAGGAAGAAGAGGTGCTCAGCGCTGAACATGAGAGTCTGAAAGAACACGATGTCTTCAAGGCTGAGGAGCAGCGCCGGGACGCAGATAATCGCCGCAAGCAGCAAATAGAAACAAGGAAACAGAAGGACGGAGAGCTTACTAAGAAGGTGTCCCGGGAGGGACAACTGGAGCAAATCTTGCAAAGGAAGCAGGCCGAACAAGATGAAATCGAAGGGAAGATCGCAGACTTATTAGATAATCTAGATGAAACTGGCGAGGAGACGGCCTTCGCAGCCCATGCTGAGCTGGCCGGGGACTACCGGCGTCGCAATCAAGATTATCATTTTGGTATCTGGAAACAGGAGGTCGCCGACCACAGCAACCGACTGAGCAAACTGATTCAGGCGGCTCGTGAACTTACCCATGCTCAACAACGCCACCAACAGGCTGACCGAGAGCATGCCGACGCCAGCAGGCGCCTCGACGATAAACTCCGGGAGCAAAAGAAAATGGATGGGCAACTAGATGCGGCCAAAGAACAATATATCGAGAACTTCCATCGTTGGAGCAGTGCCACCACCGAACTGGAGATAACTGGTGCCGAGAAGCAGCTGGTAACCCAGCGCCTGGTAGATATGTTCGAAGTGCACCAAGCTGAGTCCGTATACCAGCCTGTGGTCTCTGCCCGGGAACGGCGCCAGGCCACATTTGCCGAGGCGCTGGGCAATGTTGCCGCGAACCTAAAACGAAAGCAAGCAGAAATTGAGGAGAAGGAACAGGAAATTCAGGATTGGAAGAACCAAGCCGACCCCGAACCCAGCCGCCACCCAGATACTCAGCTCGCCCGGGAGAAGCTTGAAGCCGAGAGCATACCCTGGCTGCCATTTTATGCGGCGGTGGAATTCAAGCAAGCTGTCAGCGAAGAAAAACGGGAACGGCTGGAGGCGGCGATTACCCAGGCCGGCCTGCTTGATGCCCTGATTGTTCCTGCTGAACACCTGTCCGCCCTCAAGGGGAGCGACAAGGTGATTATTCCCAATCCCCGACTGATGGAGCACACCCTTGCAGATCTGCTGGAGCCGGTGTCCGGCAATGGCGTGGAGACAGAGACAATTGCCGATGTCCTCGCCAGCATTCTGGTGGATACCAGTCAGCTGGATGCGGGCCAGATTACCATCGATTCCCAGGGTAATTACCGAATTGCCCTGATCAGCGGCCAGGCCCCCCGGGAAAAATCTTCCCGCTATATTGGCAGGGAGGCCCGTCGTCGCTATCGTCAGCAAGTGATTGCTGAGCTGACCGATCAACTGGCCGCACTCAAGCGCGATCACTTTGCGCTCACCAAGGAAAAGGATGCCCTCCACCAGCGGGAGGCGGTTCTCTGGGAAGAATACAGCGCTATGCCCTCTCTCGATGCCCTGAAAACAATCTGTTCCGACATGCTCAAGTTACGAGAACAGTTGCAGGTTCGGCGGGAAGATGCAGAGGAAAAACAAAACCGCCTAGATGAGGCCCATAAGCACCTGCTCAGTGTCCGGCGACAGCTTCAGACGCTAGCTGTTGAATTGAACCTGCCCCAGTCTGAGGAGGCTTATACCCGGGCCCACTCCCAGTTCCAGGACTATGCCCGCTGGCTAAACGAGTTGGAGTTGAACCATAACAATCTCCACCATACCATTGAACTAATTGCCAGCAGGCAACAGGAGTTGGATACCCTCCGGGAGGATGTCGATGCACTCCGGGGTGAGTTGAACGTCATTGACAGCACAATCCGCAAACTGGACATGGAAATTGAACAGGTTGACCAGCGACTTAAGGAAATGGGCGCCGACGATATCCGCCGCCGCATCCGTGAACTGAGCGACCGGCTGGAACAATTACCTGGGGAAATAGACCAGTGCTACAAAAAGACTGTTCATTTAGACAGAGATATCCAGGATGGCGCCAAAAACCTGGAGACCCTAACCGCCCGCCTTGCCGTGGCTAGCGAGATTGAGCAGTGTTGGCAGCAGCTGTTGGCCCAGGAGCTCCGCATCACTGACCGCAGCGAACAAGATCCTGAAGCCGCGGCCAAAGAGATTAATAAAGAGCTGGGGCACCTGCTACAGCAGACCGACCGGGATAAAGTCTATATCCGCCTCAACCAGACCTATTTCCAAGAGCAACAGATTCTTATCGAATACCGGCCGCTCATGAGCATACATGAGCTGGGGGCCGAACTGCCGGAGGTAGGCGATCAACAGGACTGGGCCTCCCCCTATTTATCTGCCCTTAAGCAGGTTCGATCCAGATACAATGTCGTCCTGGAATATGGCGGCCGCCACACAACTGCCCGGGCGGTCATGGAACAGATGGAAAAGGACATCGAAATCCAACAGCAGCTCCTCAGCGAAAAGGACCGGGAGCTCTACGAGGAGATAATCCTCCACAGCGTCGGCGACATTATCCGCAAGCGCATCAGCCGTGCTGAGCAGTGGGTAAAGAAAATTAACGATCTAATGGAGCAAAGGGATACCTCCAGCGGTCTTACCTTCTCCCTGCGCTGGAAACCCCGCTCCGCCGAACAGGAAGATGAGCTGGACACCAAAGAGCTGGTGGAGCTTTTGCGCAAGGACCCCAATATCCTCAAAGAGCAGGACATGCAGGATATATCCCGCCATTTCCGGGTGAAAATAGAGCGGGCCAAGGCCGAACTCTCCGAGCGGGAAAGGGGAGATACCTTCCATTCAATTGTCCGGGAACTTTTGGACTATCGGCAATGGTTTGCATTCCAACTATTTTACCGGCGGGAAAACGAACAGAAGCGAGAATTGACCGACCGGGTGTTCTTTACTTTCAGCGGCGGCGAGAAGGCCATGGCCATGTACATTCCTTTGTTCTCCGCCGCCTACTCCCGTTACCAGGAGGCCAGACCCGACGCCCCGCACATTATCTCCCTGGATGAGGCTTTTGCCGGGGTAGACGAGACCAATATCCGCGATATGTTTGACCTGGTGGAACAACTGGGCTTTAATTACATCATCAACTCCCAGAACCTGTGGGGAGACTACGATACGGCCAACAACCTGGCAATCGCAGAACTTGTTCGGCCCAAAAATGCGCCCTGGGTGACTGTAATCCGTTACCACTGGGATGGCCAGGTCCGGAGCTTGAAGACCGAATCCAGTGAAGCGGCTGTGACCAAAGACAACTGATAGCAGGGAGGTGTGGCTTATGCAGGGCAACAATCTGCTCAAAGAGGCCGTGGCTTACTTTAGCGACCCGGCCTTTGCCAGACTTATGGGCTTGATGGCCAAACGCTACCAGGGCCTGGGCCGCATCGGCGGCACGGTGAAGCTTAATAACCCCAAGCCTGAAGTCCGCCAGGCCATCGGTGGTGTGCTGGGCCGGGACCTCACGGGGCAAACTGATATTACAGTATCGCTAACTGAATTTGACCAGGCAATCCAACAGACCCGGTTTGCTGGTATTTCCCTGCTAGATATCCTTACCGCTCGGGCCGGGGGGCAGTTATTTACCAACCAAGAAAAGCATCAGCAAGTGGTCCAGCGGCGAGAAGAATTGCTCTATTCGCTAAAAGAACAGTTCAAACGCCCCAATGCCCAAGAATTTATTAATCAGCTATTAGAGCCAAATGGTAAAGTACATCCGACCATCAAGCGGGCTCTAAAACGGGACAGTTTTCAAGACGAACTACGTGCCGTGCTTGGGGCCCTGGAAAACCTGCCCCGGGACAGCAACAAAGAATTTCAGCGCCTGCCTGTCTGGGCAACCAGCATTACCGGCGACCCCCATGCCTTCGACACACAGACCAATCAAGGCAAGCTTCTGCTGGCGGCGCTGGAAAACTTGTATCACCTGGATTCAGATACTGCCCCCGAACTGTCCGGCAACAACTTACTAGAGCATTTTGGCATCGTTCCTGATGATCTGCTGAACTTTGTTACCTGTCTGGGATTAATTGGAGAGACAAAAAACGGCCCCCATCCTGTGTGGACAGAGGCCGCTAAAGTCGGCACGGTTCTTAATGTTCCCCTGCGGGAGCTCAGTGGAATAACTAAAATCTACCCGGCTGTCAGTCAACTGAAGAAGGTTTTTGTTATGGAAAACCCCGGTGTGTTCTCGGCGATAGCCGATGCCCTGGCCGACCAAACTCCGCCCATCGTCTGCATCCACGGCCAACCTCGCACAGCAGTCTGGATGCTCTTAGACCGGCTGGTTGCAGCAGATGCAGAGATTCTCTACTCCGGAGACTTCGATCCCGAGGGCATTCTCATCGCCCAGCGAATCTGCCATAGATTTCCCAATCACGCTAAGCCATGGCGCTACTCGCAGGTAGATTACCAGAAGAGCGTCTCCGCGATAACATTGTCACCTAAGCGACTGGCGCAGCTTAAACAGGTGAAAATCGAGGACTTAAAACCGCTTGCAGCAGCGGTGGCGGTAACCAAAAAAGCCGGATACCAGGAGAAGATACTCGAGAAGCTAGTTGGAGATATCAGGAGCTGCTACGGTCCTGAAGAGCAAGTTTAGTACTGTCATACGCTGCGAGAGGAAATAGCATTTTGAATAGATGTGGTGAAACAGGACGCCAGAAGCCACGTAAATTAGTCCAGGTATTCGTCAGAGTGTTCCCGAAGATACTCTTTGAGGGATTTTTGCAAAATGTATGAGAAGTTGACTCCTTCACGTTCAGCAAGATCATTTAGCCATTTGGGAATCGTGAGCGTCTTTTTGACAGATTTTATCTCCATAGATTTGCGAAATGCAGGCATCCACACATCGACCAAAGACACAAATCCGCTATCGTCTACTTCAAGGCTACTGGGCACGCTAGGTGCAGGGATGGGGTCGCCGTCTTTTTCCATACCGTATAAATGCAGCTTTAGAGCATCTTGCGCCATCCGCAATGCCTCTTCAACTGTATCCTCTTCTGTTAGGCAACCGGGCAGATCGGGAAAGGATACACTGTACCTGTTGTCCGAATCCGGCTCAAAAATAGCCGGGTATATATAACGATCTTTAGTTTTCATCTCTTCTACCTCCCTGAGGGCCCTGGAGCTATGGTGCACTATATTATTAGCGCGTGCGGATACGTGTCAATATACGTATCAATGTGCGTTTTCCTGGCGTGATGAAATAAGAGTGACTTTGGTATTGGATGGCGGCAACCTTCCTAAGACCTCAGCTTGACTGGTATAAGAAGTAGGAAATTTAGTCAATTTTGGCGAATTAAATTAATATCTAATCCCACGGCGCTTTTTGTGTGCCTGGGATTTTGTTTGTATTAGCATGGTGACTATATGAAGTGGGCTTAGGTCGCCAATTAAAACCGTAATTAAAAGATTTTGAATTCAACGATGAGCTTTACAGTAGTCAGAAAGGCTTGCTGCTGGTAAACGTCTTTTCTTTGCGAGCATATTTCTCCAAATCTGATTGCCGTGGTTTTCACTAATGAATCCGTTATTATACGCATCTATTAATATGTCTGCTGTGGTAATGTGGTTTAACTGATATTTTTCTACATACTTGGTAATGTCGCTTAAATTGTTGCTGGCGAGTATACCTCTGTGAACTTTTGCTAATGCAATTGCTGAAGCCTCACCTTTGCCAATGACTATATCCCCTGCAGGGGGTGCTATTGCCAATTGGTTATATAATTG harbors:
- a CDS encoding TIGR02678 family protein — its product is MEQQIKPIAAFDDVALEAASDLLEQFWILRDKEPEKYLQIRNRERALRTWFMEKTGMRLVVHRYFAKLEKIPVVPSPWMGIAEFLHKRDYVLFCGLLAFLEGKAVDEQFLLSGLCEDLISDYPGPESLDWVNYEHRKSLIRVLRHATNLGVLHVVEGEIEQFGAGEVEVLYEVPVTARYFMRSYHRELATMKTMEAILEAEWPEDQTIRRRNRIYRRLLLEPVMYSSGANDPDFLYLRNQRNRIREDIENNFELQFELYNNAALLSLPERRAKFHHFPDNRAISGIALQFAGLAREIREQEDIPLQYDGSISLPKSEFSRWVGICRERFSHGWSKLYREADTNLVVRDLLNLLKEWQMADQDPETGIISLLPLLARTRGEYPPDYTGEEKTND
- a CDS encoding type II toxin-antitoxin system HicB family antitoxin, with product MKTKDRYIYPAIFEPDSDNRYSVSFPDLPGCLTEEDTVEEALRMAQDALKLHLYGMEKDGDPIPAPSVPSSLEVDDSGFVSLVDVWMPAFRKSMEIKSVKKTLTIPKWLNDLAEREGVNFSYILQKSLKEYLREHSDEYLD
- a CDS encoding TIGR02679 family protein — translated: MQGNNLLKEAVAYFSDPAFARLMGLMAKRYQGLGRIGGTVKLNNPKPEVRQAIGGVLGRDLTGQTDITVSLTEFDQAIQQTRFAGISLLDILTARAGGQLFTNQEKHQQVVQRREELLYSLKEQFKRPNAQEFINQLLEPNGKVHPTIKRALKRDSFQDELRAVLGALENLPRDSNKEFQRLPVWATSITGDPHAFDTQTNQGKLLLAALENLYHLDSDTAPELSGNNLLEHFGIVPDDLLNFVTCLGLIGETKNGPHPVWTEAAKVGTVLNVPLRELSGITKIYPAVSQLKKVFVMENPGVFSAIADALADQTPPIVCIHGQPRTAVWMLLDRLVAADAEILYSGDFDPEGILIAQRICHRFPNHAKPWRYSQVDYQKSVSAITLSPKRLAQLKQVKIEDLKPLAAAVAVTKKAGYQEKILEKLVGDIRSCYGPEEQV
- a CDS encoding TIGR02680 family protein encodes the protein MTEKLQLNRAGLLNFWYYDNEIFEFSDGKLLLRGSNGSGKSVTMQSLIPVLLDGRKSPDRLDPFGSKARKMEDYLLGEPGVSTIEERTGYLWLEYLRPGSNRAITTGIGLRARRGSTMDFWGFVITDNRRIGLNFELHKQEYDPGEGKEVMVPLSRRELTNRLESGGAVVRGQREYMELVNRHVFGFQALDSFEDLIKLLIQLRSPKLSKDFKPTVIYEILNESIPPLADDELRSLTETIENMDHIRQQLEQLERDNKSLKKLCTAYDNYNNFLLAEKARGSLGASALKKRITEEKENQAQAIESQRQELEQTRHRHQRLKEEEEVLSAEHESLKEHDVFKAEEQRRDADNRRKQQIETRKQKDGELTKKVSREGQLEQILQRKQAEQDEIEGKIADLLDNLDETGEETAFAAHAELAGDYRRRNQDYHFGIWKQEVADHSNRLSKLIQAARELTHAQQRHQQADREHADASRRLDDKLREQKKMDGQLDAAKEQYIENFHRWSSATTELEITGAEKQLVTQRLVDMFEVHQAESVYQPVVSARERRQATFAEALGNVAANLKRKQAEIEEKEQEIQDWKNQADPEPSRHPDTQLAREKLEAESIPWLPFYAAVEFKQAVSEEKRERLEAAITQAGLLDALIVPAEHLSALKGSDKVIIPNPRLMEHTLADLLEPVSGNGVETETIADVLASILVDTSQLDAGQITIDSQGNYRIALISGQAPREKSSRYIGREARRRYRQQVIAELTDQLAALKRDHFALTKEKDALHQREAVLWEEYSAMPSLDALKTICSDMLKLREQLQVRREDAEEKQNRLDEAHKHLLSVRRQLQTLAVELNLPQSEEAYTRAHSQFQDYARWLNELELNHNNLHHTIELIASRQQELDTLREDVDALRGELNVIDSTIRKLDMEIEQVDQRLKEMGADDIRRRIRELSDRLEQLPGEIDQCYKKTVHLDRDIQDGAKNLETLTARLAVASEIEQCWQQLLAQELRITDRSEQDPEAAAKEINKELGHLLQQTDRDKVYIRLNQTYFQEQQILIEYRPLMSIHELGAELPEVGDQQDWASPYLSALKQVRSRYNVVLEYGGRHTTARAVMEQMEKDIEIQQQLLSEKDRELYEEIILHSVGDIIRKRISRAEQWVKKINDLMEQRDTSSGLTFSLRWKPRSAEQEDELDTKELVELLRKDPNILKEQDMQDISRHFRVKIERAKAELSERERGDTFHSIVRELLDYRQWFAFQLFYRRENEQKRELTDRVFFTFSGGEKAMAMYIPLFSAAYSRYQEARPDAPHIISLDEAFAGVDETNIRDMFDLVEQLGFNYIINSQNLWGDYDTANNLAIAELVRPKNAPWVTVIRYHWDGQVRSLKTESSEAAVTKDN